The Fimbriimonas ginsengisoli Gsoil 348 genome window below encodes:
- a CDS encoding AAA family ATPase, with amino-acid sequence MSSAPHEIEVLIRAKYPILYIVSWEERRVAETVATVCRGLNRTLHTWSITQGMRPPVNRSTGPVKPTTLPGELEALALVHEAPESTVFLLRDFHPYMKDYRVIRLLRDLAQQLRDKRQTIILTAPTLSLPNDLEKDVTLVDFGLPEQADIEATLDKVLEAVKDNPNLDTKLEPLQRELLVKSAQGLTQDEIESVFARSLVESRKFDIDSILGEKKQIIRKSGLLEYYAPEAALKDVGGLELLKGWLDKRTKSFTDDARQFGLPAPKGVLLLGVQGCGKSLAAKAIAAQWNLPLLRLDVGRIFGSLVGQSEENIRKAIKVAESVAPCVLWADELEKGFAGVSGGVSDSGTTSRVFATFLTWMSEKTAPVFLIATANDVSALPPEMLRKGRFDEIFFVDLPDGPEREQIFSIHLGKRKRDVSKYNLKTLSKATDGFSGAEIEQVVVGALFVAFDAGRELQQKDLLTEAKNVVPLSVMMAEEIDELRSWAKLRTRPASKRDDE; translated from the coding sequence ATGTCGTCCGCCCCCCACGAGATCGAGGTGCTGATCCGCGCCAAATATCCCATCCTTTACATCGTTTCCTGGGAGGAGCGGCGGGTCGCCGAAACCGTCGCTACCGTTTGCCGAGGGCTCAACCGCACCCTCCACACCTGGTCGATCACGCAGGGCATGCGCCCGCCGGTCAACCGATCCACCGGGCCGGTGAAGCCGACGACGTTACCGGGAGAGCTCGAGGCGCTCGCGCTCGTTCACGAGGCCCCGGAGTCGACCGTCTTCCTCCTCCGCGATTTCCACCCCTATATGAAGGACTACCGGGTCATCCGGCTCCTCCGCGACCTCGCCCAGCAGCTCCGGGATAAGCGACAGACGATCATCCTCACCGCCCCCACTCTCAGCTTGCCGAACGACTTGGAGAAGGATGTCACGCTCGTCGATTTCGGACTGCCCGAGCAGGCGGACATCGAAGCGACTCTGGACAAGGTGCTGGAGGCAGTGAAGGACAATCCGAACCTCGACACCAAACTGGAGCCGCTGCAGCGCGAGCTACTGGTCAAATCCGCCCAAGGCCTCACGCAAGACGAGATCGAATCGGTCTTCGCTCGTTCGCTCGTGGAAAGCCGGAAATTCGACATCGACTCGATTCTCGGCGAGAAAAAACAGATCATCCGGAAGTCCGGCCTGCTGGAATACTACGCCCCGGAAGCCGCGCTGAAGGACGTTGGCGGACTGGAGCTGCTTAAGGGGTGGCTGGATAAGCGGACGAAGAGCTTCACCGACGATGCGCGCCAATTCGGCCTCCCGGCGCCGAAAGGGGTTTTGCTCCTCGGGGTCCAGGGTTGCGGCAAGTCGCTTGCCGCCAAGGCGATCGCGGCTCAGTGGAACCTTCCGCTCCTGCGGCTCGATGTGGGCCGCATCTTCGGCTCGCTGGTTGGGCAAAGCGAGGAGAACATCCGCAAAGCGATCAAGGTCGCCGAGTCGGTTGCCCCCTGCGTCCTCTGGGCCGATGAGCTTGAGAAGGGGTTTGCCGGCGTGTCGGGCGGCGTCAGTGACAGCGGGACCACCTCACGGGTCTTCGCCACGTTCCTTACCTGGATGAGCGAGAAAACCGCACCGGTTTTCCTGATCGCAACTGCGAACGACGTCTCCGCGCTCCCGCCCGAGATGTTGCGGAAGGGCCGTTTCGACGAGATCTTCTTCGTCGACCTCCCGGATGGCCCGGAGCGCGAGCAGATCTTCTCCATCCATCTCGGCAAACGAAAGCGGGATGTGTCCAAGTACAACCTGAAAACCTTGTCGAAGGCCACCGACGGCTTTAGCGGAGCGGAGATCGAGCAGGTAGTGGTTGGAGCGCTGTTCGTCGCGTTCGACGCCGGACGGGAGCTTCAGCAGAAGGACCTCCTCACCGAAGCGAAAAACGTCGTTCCGCTCAGCGTGATGATGGCGGAAGAGATCGATGAGCTGCGAAGCTGGGCCAAGCTCCGCACCCGCCCGGCAAGCAAGCGCGACGACGAATAG
- the modA gene encoding molybdate ABC transporter substrate-binding protein — translation MLGILAAFVMRPEAGQTRTLNVFAAASLKESFTELARKYEAAHPGLSIRLSFAGSQALAAQIGHGAPADVFASASAKNLESVSYDKSSYRVFVLNKLEIAVRKGLPGIRTVSDLARVRNLVVADPAVPVGGYTESFLAKAGAAYGSGWEQSVRSHIVSREADVKSVLAKVRLGEADAGIVYASDVRSARGQLGEIGIPGNLNETAKYPVAIPSSAENRNDAKHFIHFILDADAQRVLELNGFVSFSRPVSRLAIQGKNYPLPLSKHYRSALMKATDEKNQTKAYFGVLASALPGVSKAKSATFIGADGYWQTVSVADLVKHRAVLVRSADGNYQLVVPGLKPSTWVNWLRRIEFR, via the coding sequence GTGCTAGGAATTCTCGCAGCCTTTGTGATGCGGCCGGAAGCGGGTCAGACACGAACTCTGAACGTCTTCGCGGCGGCCTCGCTAAAGGAGTCGTTTACCGAATTGGCCCGAAAGTACGAGGCTGCCCATCCGGGTTTGAGCATCAGGCTCAGCTTCGCCGGGTCGCAAGCTCTTGCGGCCCAGATCGGCCACGGAGCGCCCGCCGACGTCTTCGCGAGCGCGTCCGCCAAGAACCTGGAGAGCGTCTCTTACGACAAATCCAGCTACCGGGTGTTCGTGCTTAACAAGCTGGAGATCGCGGTTCGAAAGGGGCTCCCCGGGATCCGGACCGTCTCCGATCTCGCCCGAGTCCGAAACCTGGTCGTGGCCGACCCGGCCGTCCCGGTCGGAGGCTATACCGAATCGTTTCTGGCCAAAGCGGGCGCGGCGTATGGTTCCGGCTGGGAGCAGTCGGTACGGTCGCACATCGTGTCGAGAGAGGCCGATGTAAAGTCGGTACTAGCCAAAGTCCGTCTGGGGGAGGCGGATGCGGGCATCGTTTACGCCAGCGATGTGAGATCGGCGCGGGGACAGTTGGGAGAGATTGGCATCCCTGGCAACCTTAACGAGACGGCTAAGTATCCCGTCGCCATTCCATCGTCGGCGGAGAACCGGAACGACGCGAAGCACTTCATCCACTTCATCTTGGATGCCGACGCGCAGAGGGTTCTCGAGCTGAACGGCTTTGTTTCCTTCTCGCGGCCCGTATCCCGTCTGGCAATCCAGGGGAAGAACTATCCTTTACCGCTTTCGAAGCATTACCGATCCGCACTGATGAAGGCGACCGATGAGAAGAACCAAACCAAAGCCTATTTCGGAGTGCTCGCGTCCGCGCTGCCGGGCGTCTCGAAGGCAAAGTCGGCAACATTCATTGGGGCCGACGGGTACTGGCAAACGGTTTCGGTCGCCGACCTCGTGAAGCACAGAGCGGTGTTGGTCCGGTCCGCCGATGGAAACTACCAACTCGTCGTTCCGGGCCTTAAGCCGAGTACATGGGTGAATTGGCTCCGAAGAATCGAGTTTCGATAG
- a CDS encoding molybdate ABC transporter permease subunit has protein sequence MGELAPKNRVSIASWAFTGGALLLGAPLLLLVVLSVAALVLGTSPSEVAAQLHEETARQAILLSLKTTLISLALVVVFGTGLAVAIHRAPPWLAGILEIIVTLPAIMPPSVAGIALLLAFGRQGLLGSHFDALGIRIAFTPIAVVMAQAFVATPFFVRELANGLQATHPALLEAARIDGAGNLRAATSILLPISSPFLLGGAALAWARAVGEFGATILFAGNLAGVTQTMPLAIYLGFETNLSQAKALALLLLGFAVCVLVLMKVVFRRHLALAH, from the coding sequence ATGGGTGAATTGGCTCCGAAGAATCGAGTTTCGATAGCGTCCTGGGCATTTACGGGCGGCGCGCTCCTCCTGGGCGCGCCGCTCCTGCTGCTGGTCGTACTCTCGGTGGCGGCGCTGGTGTTGGGTACCTCTCCCAGCGAGGTGGCGGCCCAGCTTCACGAGGAAACCGCGCGCCAGGCGATCTTGCTAAGCCTCAAAACGACGCTCATCAGCCTGGCGCTGGTCGTGGTGTTTGGTACGGGGCTTGCGGTGGCGATCCATCGCGCGCCGCCATGGCTGGCCGGAATCCTCGAAATCATTGTCACGCTCCCGGCGATCATGCCCCCGTCGGTAGCGGGGATCGCCCTACTCCTCGCGTTCGGTCGCCAGGGTCTGCTCGGCTCGCACTTCGACGCTCTCGGAATCCGGATCGCGTTTACGCCGATCGCCGTTGTCATGGCCCAGGCCTTTGTGGCGACCCCGTTTTTCGTCCGAGAATTGGCAAACGGCCTCCAGGCGACCCATCCAGCCCTGCTGGAGGCCGCCCGAATCGACGGGGCGGGAAACTTGCGGGCGGCGACGTCGATTCTGCTACCGATCAGCTCCCCTTTCCTCCTCGGCGGCGCCGCCCTTGCGTGGGCTCGGGCCGTGGGTGAGTTTGGGGCGACGATTCTATTCGCGGGAAACCTGGCGGGGGTCACGCAGACGATGCCGCTGGCGATCTACCTCGGGTTCGAGACGAACCTGTCGCAAGCAAAAGCGTTGGCGCTTCTCCTTCTCGGCTTCGCGGTTTGCGTGCTGGTGTTGATGAAGGTCGTTTTCCGGCGCCACCTGGCGCTTGCGCACTGA
- the icd gene encoding NADP-dependent isocitrate dehydrogenase, translated as MGNPITMTSQGLQVPNDPVIPYIEGDGTGPDIWRASVQVFDAAVEKAYGGSRKIEWRETLAGEKAFNKTGSWLPDETLADFNKYLIGIKGPLTTPVGGGIRSLNVALRQMLDLYVCLRPVRWFTGVPSPVKDPGAVDMVIFRENTEDIYAGIEFAAGTEESKKLLDFLQATYPKMFDKIRFGTEEKSGGPIEVGLGIKPVSRLGSQRLIRSAIEYAIANNRKSVTLVHKGNIMKFTEGSFRDWGYELAKSEFGAVEIDGGPWCQIPAGKPGSGIVIKDAIADITLQQVLTRPKDFEVIATLNLNGDYLSDALAAQVGGIGIAPGANINYLTGHAIFEATHGTAPKYANLDKVNPSSVVLSGEMMLRYLGWSEAADLILKGVEAAIASKTVTYDFARLMEGATEVKCSEFGDAIIANM; from the coding sequence ATGGGCAACCCCATCACCATGACGAGCCAGGGGCTGCAAGTCCCGAATGATCCTGTTATTCCGTATATCGAAGGCGACGGCACCGGCCCCGATATTTGGCGCGCGAGCGTCCAGGTTTTTGATGCCGCGGTGGAGAAAGCGTACGGCGGAAGCCGCAAAATCGAGTGGCGCGAGACGCTTGCCGGCGAGAAGGCGTTCAACAAGACCGGCAGTTGGCTGCCCGACGAAACGCTGGCCGACTTCAATAAGTACCTGATCGGCATCAAGGGTCCGCTGACCACGCCAGTCGGCGGCGGCATCCGGTCGCTGAACGTCGCCTTGCGGCAAATGCTCGACCTGTACGTGTGCCTACGCCCGGTTCGCTGGTTCACCGGCGTCCCGTCCCCAGTGAAGGACCCGGGTGCGGTCGACATGGTGATCTTTCGCGAGAACACCGAAGACATCTACGCGGGCATCGAGTTCGCGGCGGGAACTGAGGAATCGAAGAAGCTACTCGATTTTCTTCAGGCGACCTACCCCAAGATGTTCGATAAGATTCGGTTCGGAACCGAGGAGAAAAGCGGCGGTCCGATCGAGGTCGGGCTCGGCATCAAGCCGGTTAGCCGCTTGGGCTCTCAGCGCTTGATCCGATCTGCCATCGAGTACGCCATCGCCAATAATCGCAAGAGCGTGACGCTGGTCCACAAGGGGAACATCATGAAGTTCACCGAGGGATCGTTCCGCGACTGGGGTTACGAGCTGGCCAAATCGGAGTTCGGCGCGGTGGAGATCGACGGCGGCCCTTGGTGTCAGATTCCGGCCGGGAAGCCGGGCTCGGGGATCGTCATCAAAGACGCGATTGCGGACATCACCCTGCAGCAGGTCCTGACACGGCCCAAGGACTTCGAGGTCATCGCAACGCTGAACTTGAACGGCGACTACCTGAGCGACGCGTTGGCGGCCCAGGTCGGAGGAATCGGCATCGCGCCGGGCGCGAACATCAACTATCTCACCGGGCATGCGATCTTTGAGGCGACCCACGGCACCGCGCCGAAGTACGCGAACCTCGACAAGGTAAACCCCTCGTCGGTGGTTTTGAGCGGCGAGATGATGCTGCGATACCTGGGTTGGTCGGAAGCCGCCGACCTGATCCTGAAGGGGGTCGAAGCCGCGATTGCGTCGAAGACCGTCACTTACGACTTCGCTCGCCTCATGGAGGGCGCGACCGAAGTCAAGTGCTCGGAGTTCGGCGACGCCATCATAGCGAACATGTAG
- a CDS encoding trypsin-like serine peptidase: MSPLIEPVLSRTAMEDAALRWRERSAQREARLRLVRQGRYIEAEGIERLLARMAYQGFDSASLSELTDEGFISLQRETLAADFLERAQRSSKAVGRVVVSSRHGVTKVGTGFMISPKLMLTTSDVLPSAEAAEGAMFELGLPHALQPERYFYANHELGFTAVAIEGASSHWCKLAEQEIATAIGHPVNLVHYPLGKEKEVIVRNTEVVDLLSEAVQYRGVTAPGSSGAPVFNDEWKVIAIQRTGIPRTDLRGNYMRRSSGIWEPGDDPADLDWIANEGIAAWTILSRLRGAENHDLFAEMFEPIVVTEEVEEEPPIVETPAPAPPPPAPANTGTTIRLNIPLKITVEIDGTIGSL; the protein is encoded by the coding sequence ATGTCCCCTTTGATCGAACCTGTGCTTAGCCGAACCGCGATGGAGGACGCCGCCCTCCGGTGGCGCGAGCGGTCGGCGCAGCGCGAAGCGCGGCTTCGCCTTGTCCGGCAGGGACGGTACATAGAGGCCGAGGGGATAGAGCGGCTCTTGGCGCGAATGGCTTACCAAGGGTTCGACTCGGCAAGCCTGAGCGAGTTGACCGACGAAGGGTTTATCTCGCTTCAGAGGGAGACCCTTGCCGCCGATTTCCTGGAGCGAGCTCAACGCTCCTCGAAAGCGGTTGGGCGGGTCGTCGTCAGCTCTCGGCATGGCGTTACGAAGGTCGGGACCGGGTTCATGATCTCACCGAAATTGATGCTGACGACCAGCGACGTGCTCCCTTCGGCGGAGGCCGCCGAAGGGGCAATGTTTGAGCTGGGCCTGCCCCATGCCCTGCAACCCGAACGCTACTTTTACGCCAATCACGAGCTCGGATTTACGGCCGTTGCGATCGAGGGGGCGTCGTCCCATTGGTGCAAGCTGGCGGAACAAGAGATCGCCACGGCGATCGGCCATCCGGTGAACCTCGTTCACTATCCCTTGGGAAAGGAGAAAGAGGTCATCGTGCGCAACACGGAGGTGGTCGATCTTCTCTCCGAGGCGGTTCAGTACCGAGGGGTGACCGCGCCCGGATCCTCGGGCGCGCCGGTGTTTAACGACGAATGGAAGGTGATTGCCATTCAGCGCACCGGCATTCCTCGAACGGATCTCCGAGGGAATTATATGCGGCGGTCCAGCGGCATTTGGGAGCCGGGCGACGACCCTGCCGACCTGGATTGGATCGCTAACGAAGGGATCGCGGCTTGGACAATCTTGAGCCGCCTGAGAGGCGCCGAGAATCACGACCTATTTGCAGAAATGTTCGAGCCTATCGTCGTGACCGAGGAGGTGGAGGAAGAGCCGCCCATCGTGGAGACGCCGGCACCCGCGCCGCCCCCACCGGCTCCGGCGAATACCGGAACGACCATTCGGCTGAATATCCCTCTTAAGATCACGGTGGAGATCGACGGAACCATCGGGTCGCTTTAG
- a CDS encoding GNAT family N-acetyltransferase — MAIGIPEAIQAFGRGFTFTRSFTHPYEFVQVGPLWVMRDGPRRRGPYRGEEILAHGISPEEVAEAIREYAPERYAVCAIEGMDTDLEALKDRYKELGFRLLRREPMMVRPLRAEDQLARHPSVVRINHREEADRVAVAAGGRQILPLHLGLDDSPLRLYAWMQEDVPVGWVRSIRCGEAAWVSNMYVHPNHRRKGIATHLLSAMLFDDRRLGIANSVLLASNAGSKLYPSLGYEQIGLLQLFVPKKK; from the coding sequence ATGGCGATCGGCATTCCCGAGGCGATCCAAGCGTTTGGGCGAGGCTTTACGTTCACCAGAAGCTTTACCCACCCTTACGAGTTCGTTCAGGTCGGCCCCCTGTGGGTGATGCGGGACGGCCCCCGAAGACGGGGACCTTATCGCGGTGAGGAGATCCTCGCCCACGGAATCTCCCCCGAGGAGGTCGCGGAGGCAATTCGGGAGTATGCGCCGGAGCGGTATGCCGTCTGCGCGATCGAGGGTATGGACACCGACCTAGAGGCGCTGAAGGATCGCTACAAGGAGCTGGGGTTTCGACTCCTGCGCCGGGAGCCGATGATGGTTCGTCCCCTTCGCGCCGAAGATCAGCTCGCTCGGCATCCTTCGGTAGTGCGGATCAACCACCGGGAGGAGGCCGACCGGGTAGCGGTGGCGGCCGGCGGAAGGCAGATTCTTCCCTTGCACCTCGGCCTCGACGATTCTCCTTTGCGGCTGTATGCCTGGATGCAAGAGGACGTTCCGGTGGGGTGGGTGCGCAGCATCCGGTGCGGGGAGGCGGCGTGGGTTTCCAATATGTACGTCCATCCGAACCATCGCCGCAAGGGCATCGCCACTCACCTCCTTTCGGCGATGTTGTTCGATGATCGCCGGTTGGGAATCGCCAATAGCGTCCTTCTTGCGAGTAATGCCGGCTCGAAGCTGTACCCCAGCCTGGGTTACGAGCAGATCGGGCTGCTGCAGCTCTTCGTGCCTAAGAAGAAGTAG
- a CDS encoding GNAT family N-acetyltransferase, with protein MALRIEQGPLTELEAYEQVPIGFEVVGRVDLEELKASEGRFIVVRLGVPYLKDYDQDPDSRPSALPRHFQTDNWRLFAAFEADRRVGGAIVAWNSPGCDMLEGRSDLAVVFDLRVAHEARGRAIGRALFSEAAKWAKERGCKELRVETQDVNVGACRFYAAIGCHLHSVELGAYGPDLDEAKLIWSLPL; from the coding sequence ATGGCGCTACGAATCGAACAAGGCCCGCTTACCGAACTCGAAGCATACGAGCAGGTCCCTATCGGTTTCGAAGTGGTCGGCCGGGTGGACCTGGAGGAGCTGAAGGCGTCCGAGGGTCGGTTTATCGTGGTCCGCTTGGGGGTGCCGTACTTAAAGGACTACGATCAGGACCCCGACTCCCGTCCCTCCGCGCTGCCCCGACACTTCCAGACGGACAATTGGCGGCTTTTCGCCGCATTCGAAGCGGACCGCCGGGTAGGCGGAGCCATCGTTGCCTGGAACTCGCCGGGCTGCGACATGTTGGAAGGGCGATCGGATCTAGCCGTCGTATTCGACCTCCGAGTCGCGCACGAGGCGAGAGGCCGCGCCATCGGTCGCGCTCTCTTCTCCGAGGCGGCTAAGTGGGCGAAGGAGCGAGGATGTAAAGAGCTCAGGGTGGAAACCCAGGACGTAAACGTGGGCGCCTGCCGGTTCTATGCCGCGATCGGTTGCCACCTCCATTCCGTCGAGCTCGGGGCCTACGGACCCGATTTAGACGAGGCGAAGCTTATCTGGTCGCTCCCCCTGTAG
- a CDS encoding glycosyltransferase — protein MAVALAIFYGLFAFVAVTNLLLMRRPGRRPDGPEIAVLIPARNEAENLRELLPLLVGKAKVYVFDDESDDGTGEVAATLGAVVIRPKETLPKGWTGKNRACHELGKAATEDWFLFLDADVRPTPDFLDAVRDLIAKTGDGCGVITGFPTIVPGRGIEPLFLAWVGWILLSTNPFGIVSRTHSGHNRFTNGQFHVWRRDVYTRLWPNEAAKGHIMEDVMMGRLLAKAGIPVEVANVSKFLRVKMYETWRETLDGMSKNSFEVANNAAGSYGLALFMLFIGWGWLLAPASYILFVLSGLACAALVRAKPLGYAILIFTMPLALTIGAYTMVRSIVWRRRGTVVWKGRTY, from the coding sequence GTGGCCGTCGCCCTCGCAATCTTCTACGGCCTCTTCGCCTTCGTCGCCGTGACGAACCTGCTGCTCATGCGCCGACCCGGCCGCCGCCCCGATGGGCCGGAGATCGCCGTCCTCATCCCCGCCCGAAACGAAGCCGAAAACCTTCGCGAGCTGCTGCCCCTCCTGGTAGGAAAAGCCAAGGTTTACGTCTTCGACGACGAGTCGGACGACGGCACCGGGGAGGTCGCGGCCACTCTGGGAGCGGTCGTCATCCGCCCCAAAGAAACGCTGCCGAAGGGCTGGACCGGCAAGAACCGGGCGTGCCACGAGCTTGGCAAAGCCGCGACGGAGGACTGGTTTCTATTCCTCGATGCCGACGTCCGCCCCACTCCCGATTTCCTGGACGCCGTCCGAGATCTGATCGCGAAGACCGGCGACGGGTGCGGCGTCATCACCGGCTTCCCGACCATCGTCCCCGGCCGCGGCATCGAGCCGCTTTTCCTGGCGTGGGTCGGCTGGATCCTGCTTAGCACCAACCCATTCGGCATCGTCAGCCGGACCCATAGCGGCCACAACCGCTTCACCAACGGCCAGTTCCACGTCTGGCGGCGCGACGTCTACACCCGCCTCTGGCCGAACGAGGCGGCGAAGGGGCACATCATGGAGGACGTGATGATGGGCCGGCTGCTGGCCAAAGCGGGAATCCCGGTGGAAGTGGCGAATGTGTCCAAGTTTCTCCGAGTGAAAATGTACGAGACCTGGCGCGAGACACTAGACGGCATGTCCAAGAACTCGTTCGAAGTCGCCAACAACGCCGCCGGTAGCTACGGCCTCGCACTGTTCATGCTCTTCATCGGCTGGGGTTGGCTGCTGGCGCCGGCATCCTATATCCTTTTCGTGCTCAGCGGTCTTGCTTGCGCGGCCTTGGTCCGCGCGAAGCCGCTCGGATATGCGATCCTCATCTTTACGATGCCCCTCGCCCTCACCATCGGCGCCTACACCATGGTTCGATCCATCGTCTGGCGACGTCGGGGCACCGTGGTTTGGAAGGGACGGACTTACTAA
- a CDS encoding alpha/beta fold hydrolase codes for MRFFVFLAVTLVAVSAFASPLPRRGTLRVPLKPLAPEVLQRLKRKPQTAIQIVAPGAELPGTVKDGDIIVALNGRSFSSFGEFNDLVRGLPVGSDAKLKVLVDGKEAERTLPIVERVREVSDKYEVIYDQVVSHGHRIRTIVTRPKAAGRYPVLFWIQGINASTIDSPLSSNNYIANAMRPFAEDGFVTVRVEKPGVGDSEGGPAIEVGFDEENDIYRQALKALPGYDFVDPQRIFIFGHSMGGCHAPIIASEFPVRGIITYGTVSDSWLEWEIKSPRIQGPLAGDSLATVDGKVRKATAFYHYLFNEKRSIAWIKANHPELRAIADDESPDGKTLNPRSIRYMQECNDRNYCAYWANTGNARVLALFGENDWISLEPDQHQVAAAVNAAHPGYGTFMYVPGADHLFSKCTSMADSYARFGKGVPEFNPELVRITRAWIDKISAG; via the coding sequence ATGCGTTTCTTTGTTTTTCTTGCCGTTACCCTCGTCGCCGTTTCGGCTTTCGCCAGCCCACTTCCCCGCCGCGGGACGCTGCGGGTACCGCTGAAGCCGCTCGCCCCCGAGGTGCTGCAAAGGCTAAAACGGAAACCTCAGACGGCGATCCAAATCGTGGCGCCGGGGGCCGAGCTGCCGGGGACGGTGAAGGATGGCGACATCATCGTTGCCCTCAACGGGCGTTCGTTCTCATCCTTTGGCGAGTTTAACGACCTGGTGCGCGGGTTGCCGGTGGGGAGCGACGCCAAATTGAAGGTCTTGGTTGACGGCAAAGAGGCCGAGCGGACTCTTCCGATCGTCGAGCGGGTGCGGGAAGTTTCGGACAAGTACGAGGTGATCTACGACCAGGTGGTGAGTCATGGGCACCGGATCCGGACGATCGTTACTCGTCCCAAGGCAGCCGGGCGGTACCCGGTGCTGTTCTGGATCCAAGGGATCAACGCCTCGACCATCGACTCTCCTCTTTCCTCCAACAACTACATCGCGAACGCGATGCGGCCGTTCGCGGAGGACGGTTTTGTCACCGTTCGAGTAGAGAAGCCCGGAGTGGGGGACAGCGAGGGCGGACCGGCGATCGAAGTAGGTTTCGATGAGGAAAACGACATTTATCGGCAAGCATTGAAAGCGCTGCCGGGTTACGACTTTGTCGATCCTCAAAGGATTTTCATCTTTGGGCACAGCATGGGCGGGTGCCACGCGCCGATCATCGCCTCGGAGTTCCCGGTGCGCGGAATCATCACTTATGGCACGGTCTCCGACAGTTGGCTGGAGTGGGAGATCAAATCGCCAAGGATCCAGGGTCCGCTTGCGGGCGACTCGCTGGCCACCGTCGACGGGAAGGTGCGAAAGGCAACGGCGTTCTACCACTACCTGTTCAACGAGAAACGGTCAATCGCGTGGATCAAGGCGAACCACCCTGAGCTTCGGGCGATCGCCGACGACGAGTCACCCGACGGCAAGACGCTCAATCCCCGCTCGATCCGCTACATGCAGGAGTGCAACGACCGGAACTACTGCGCCTATTGGGCCAACACCGGCAATGCCCGCGTACTGGCGCTCTTCGGCGAGAACGACTGGATCTCTCTGGAGCCGGACCAGCACCAGGTGGCGGCGGCGGTGAACGCGGCGCATCCGGGCTACGGCACGTTCATGTACGTGCCGGGGGCGGACCATCTGTTCAGCAAGTGCACCTCCATGGCCGACAGCTACGCCCGCTTTGGCAAAGGGGTCCCGGAGTTCAATCCCGAGCTGGTGCGGATCACGCGGGCTTGGATCGACAAAATCTCGGCGGGTTAA
- a CDS encoding nucleotidyl transferase AbiEii/AbiGii toxin family protein, whose amino-acid sequence MSCLYERGDFADLIQQAAERKSIPNPAIVEKDYFVTEVLRILARDFGEVVIFKGGTSLSKGWNLIDRFSEDIDLYVARVGNEDETLDRFRAIADAVGSFPGFARREGRTDKEGTWNAWTEEFVYENKVPAIGGIRPNVLLEAGIQSADQPTESRDLTSILSQVLDEEGADTGTDDRRPFRMRLLHFRRTFVEKLFTLHSRVERVVRQNRELERDARHYYDLAMLLEKEETRKMLETPEYRAICGQYRAITAEFYSGQVKFLPEGMDLSESPALFPTAELRPILERAYRREAGNLCYGKFPTFDEILSGFESIRDDLRLAQGE is encoded by the coding sequence ATGAGCTGCCTGTACGAAAGGGGCGACTTCGCCGATCTGATTCAGCAGGCCGCGGAGCGAAAGAGCATCCCCAACCCGGCGATCGTCGAGAAGGACTACTTCGTCACCGAGGTGCTGCGCATCCTGGCTCGGGACTTTGGCGAGGTGGTCATCTTCAAAGGAGGCACGAGCCTTTCTAAAGGCTGGAACCTTATCGATCGGTTCTCAGAGGACATCGACCTCTACGTCGCGCGCGTCGGCAACGAGGACGAAACCCTCGATCGTTTCCGAGCGATCGCCGACGCGGTGGGTTCCTTTCCGGGCTTTGCGCGCCGTGAGGGCCGAACTGACAAGGAAGGGACGTGGAACGCTTGGACCGAGGAGTTCGTCTACGAAAATAAGGTCCCGGCCATAGGGGGCATTCGCCCCAACGTGCTGCTCGAGGCCGGAATCCAGAGCGCCGACCAGCCGACGGAAAGTCGAGACCTCACTTCCATTCTTAGCCAGGTCCTAGACGAAGAGGGAGCCGATACGGGGACCGACGACCGGAGGCCGTTTCGGATGAGGCTTCTCCACTTTCGCCGCACCTTCGTCGAGAAGCTCTTCACGCTCCACTCTCGGGTGGAGCGCGTCGTTAGACAAAATCGAGAGCTCGAGCGCGACGCCAGGCACTACTACGACCTTGCGATGCTCCTTGAGAAAGAGGAGACCCGAAAGATGCTTGAGACGCCCGAATATCGGGCTATCTGCGGGCAGTACCGCGCTATTACGGCGGAGTTTTATTCGGGGCAAGTTAAGTTCCTGCCGGAGGGGATGGACCTCTCGGAAAGCCCAGCATTGTTCCCGACGGCCGAACTCCGCCCAATACTTGAGCGCGCGTACCGGCGCGAGGCCGGAAACCTCTGTTACGGCAAGTTCCCCACGTTCGACGAGATTCTATCGGGCTTTGAGTCGATTCGCGACGATCTGCGGCTAGCGCAGGGTGAGTAG